In Triticum aestivum cultivar Chinese Spring chromosome 5B, IWGSC CS RefSeq v2.1, whole genome shotgun sequence, the following proteins share a genomic window:
- the LOC123112273 gene encoding homeobox-leucine zipper protein HOX4 — protein MKRPGGGNPSSLHQMASPNDMDYGVVGMEADGDAEEEMMACGGGGGCGGGEKKRRLSAEQVRALERSFEVENKLEPERKARLARDLGLQPRQVAVWFQNRRARWKTKQLERDYNALRHSYDALRVDHDALRRDKEALLAEIKDLKGKLGDEEAAASFTSVKEEPAASDGPPPAGMGSSDSDSSGVLNDTDATGATPTEEAPAPEMGTLLGGPGAAGAAAAGHGQMFLHGNFLKVEEDETGFLDDEEPCGGFFADEPPLAWWTEPTDPWK, from the exons ATGAAGCGGCCCGGCGGCGGAAACCCCTCCTCCCTCCACCAGATGGCCAGCCCCAATG ATATGGACTACGGCGTGGTCGGGATGGAGGCGGATGGGGACGCGGAGGAGGAGATgatggcgtgcggcggcggcggcggctgcgggggaGGGGAGAAGAAGCGGCGGCTGAGCGCGGAGCAGGTGCGCGCCCTGGAGCGGAGCTTCGAGGTGGAGAACAAGCTGGAGCCGGAGCGCAAGGCGCGGCTGGCGCGCGACCTCGGCCTGCAGCCGCGCCAGGTCGCCGTCTGGTTCCAGAACCGCCGGGCGCGCTGGaagaccaagcagctcgagcgcGACTACAACGCGCTGCGCCACTCGTACGACGCGCTCCGCGTCGACCACGACGCCCTCCGCCGCGACAAGGAAGCCCTCCTCGCCGAG ATCAAGGATCTGAAGGGGAAGCTGGGGGACGAAGAGGCCGCGGCCAGCTTCACGTCAGTGAAGGAGGAGCCGGCGGCGTCCGACGGCCCACCGCCCGCGGGCATGGGGTCATCCGACAGCGACTCCAGCGGGGTGCTGAACGACACGGACGCGACCGGCGCCACGCCAACAGAGGAGGCGCCAGCTCCGGAGATGGGGACGCTGCTCGGCGGGCCCGgggcggccggcgcggcggcggcggggcacgggcAGATGTTCCTGCACGGGAATTTCCTGAAGGTGGAGGAGGACGAGACGGGGTTCCTGGACGACGAGGAGCCGTGCGGTGGCTTCTTCGCCGACGAGCCGCCGCTGGCGTGGTGGACCGAGCCGACGGATCCCTGGAAATGA